ATTATGTAAATCCCTTGTTTTAACTTTTCTCGGATCTTCGAGAGGGTCTTATAGTCACTGCCTGCGCCCGCCGTGTGGCGGTCCCCCGTCAGCGATTAAGCCTAAACAGCATCGTAGCTAGAATAGTTCTTCTAATTTCCCAGTAAGTATCTTTTACAGATAGTGTTTTATCAACAACCGACCAGACCGCACGCCCTGGCCTGTCGCGCCTTTTGGCAAGTTATCAGACACAATCCACAAATTGGCTCAGCACCGCGCGATCATCCCTGATGTCCCGGCAGGCAATGAGCCCTGACACCGACATCGACAGGAAGGCGCACTTTAGCCGAAACCACTTTTGGCGCAGAGCAATTAAGCCTTGGCCCGACGAAGCGCGCTTTCAGAAGCACTGCCAGTGGCGACCGCCGCCTTTGGGCCACGCAAAAAACACGCAAAAAAAAAGCGCCGCGGCGATGCCGAGGCGCTTTTGCTCACCTTTTACGCGTTCATCGCTCGAGCAGGATGCGCAGCATGCGGCGCAACGGCTCGGCAGCACCCCAGAGCAACTGGTCGCCGACAGTGAAGGCGCCGAGATAATGCGAGCCCATGTTCAGTTTCCGCAAGCGCCCAACCGGGACGCTCAAGGTACCGGTCACAGAAGTCGGACTCAGTTCCTGCATGCTTGCATCACGATGGTTCGGAACGAGCTTCACCCAGGGGTTGTGCTGGCTGATCATGCCTTCGATATCCGAAATAGGGACATCCTTGTTCAGCTTGATGGTCAACGCCTGGCTATGGCAGCGCATCGCACCCACACGCACGCAGATGCCGTCCACTGGAATCGGGCTCTTGAAACGACCCAGGATCTTGTTGGTCTCCGCCTGCGCCTTCCATTCCTCCCGGCTCTGGCCGTTCGGCAGCTCCTTGTCGATGTAGGGGATCAGGCTACCGGCCAGCGGAACGCCGAAGTTATCGACCGGGAAGCTCTCGGAGCGCTGGCACTCGGCAACCTTGCGATCGATTTCGAGGATAGCGCTGGCCGGATCGGCGAGCTCATCGGCGACCGATGCATTGATGCTGCCCATCTGCTTGATCAGCTCACGCATGTTCTGCGCGCCGGCACCGGAGGCCGCCTGATAGGTCATGGCGCTCATCCAGTCGACCAGGCCGTGCTCGAACAGGCCGCCGAGCCCCATCAGCATCAGACTGACGGTGCAGTTGCCACCGATGTAGTTGAGCGTGCCGGCATCCAGCTGATGATCGATCACCTTACGGTTGACCGGGTCGAGCACGATGACGGCATCGTCTTGCATGCGCAGCGTCGACGCGGCATCAATCCAGTAGCCCTTCCAGCCCGCTTCGCGCAGCTTCGGGAAGACCTCGCTGGTGTAGTCACCGCCCTGGCAGGTGAGGATCACATCGAGCGTCTTCAGCTCATCGAGGCTATAGGCGTCTTTCAGCGGGGCAATGTCCTTGCCGATCGAGGGGCCCTGACCGCCTACGTTGGAGGTGGTGAAGAACACTGGCTCGATCAGGTCGAAATCCCGCTCTTCCAGCATCCGCTGCATGAGCACGGAACCGACCATGCCGCGCCAACCGATCAGACCTACACGTTTCATCGCAACTACCTATATATATGTGGCCCGCCTGGCAGGCCGTCGATAACAAAAACACACGCTTTCGGGTTCGAAAGCGAGGGCACGCGGTGCCGCGCGCCTCGCCATCACTCGGCGTTTCCGCCTAGCCGTCGCCCGCAAGCTCTGTCAACGGCCGGTGCAATGGGACCTGAGAGATTACAACTTCGCGAGCGCCGCGACTACTGCGTCACCCATTGCCTGAGTATCGGCCTTCTGGCAGCCATCGGACCAGATATCACCGGTACGCAAGCCCTCGTCGAGGACGTTGCTGACAGCCTGCTCGATGGCATCCGCGGCCACGACCTGGTTGAAGCTGTAGCGCAGCATCATTGACACCGAAAGGATGGTTGCCAGCGGATTGGCAATGCCCTGGCCTGCGATATCCGGCGCCGAGCCGTGGCAGGGTTCGTACATGCCCTTGTTGTTCGAATCCAGAGACGCCGACGGCAGCATGCCGATCGAGCCGGTGAGCATGGAGGCCTCGTCCGACAGGATGTCGCCGAACATATTGTCGGTCACGATCACGTCGAATTGCTTCGGCGCGCGTACCAGCTGCATCGCCGCGTTGTCGACGTACATGTGGCTGAGCTCGACATCCGGATAATCCTTCGCGACCTCTTCCACCACGGCGCGCCAGAGTTGGCTGGAGGCCAGGACGTTGGCCTTGTCCACCGAGCAGAGTTTCTTGCCGCGTACACGAGCCATGTCAAAGCCGACCTTGGCAATGCGCCGGATCTCGCTCTCGCTGTAGGGCAGCGTGTCGAAGGCCATGCGCTCGCCGTTCTCCAGCACCGTGCTCTCACGCGGCTGGCCGAAATAGATGCCGCCAGTCAGTTCGCGAACGATCAGAATATCCAGGCCCGCAACGATTTCGGGCTTCAGGCTGGAGGCTTCGGCCAACTGCGGATACAGCAGTGCCGGACGCAAGTTGCCGAACAGGCCCAGTTGCGAACGAATCTTCAGCAGGCCGCGCTCAGGACGGATGGCCGGGTCGATGGTGTCCCACTTCGGCCCGCCAACAGCACCGAGCAGGATGGCATCGGCGGCGCGGGCCCGCTCCAGGGTCTCGTCAGCCAACGGCACGCCGTACTTGTCGATCGCCGCCCCGCCCAACTCGTCATAGCTCAGCTGCAAGTCGAGCTGAAACTTGTCATTGGCGAGCTGTAGCACCTTGACCGCTTCGGCCATGATTTCCGGACCGATGCCATCACCGGGAAGAATCAGAATCTGTTTGCTCATCGTGCTCTCTCGTTAGGCGCAGAACGCCAGGTTGGGATCAACGTCCGGCCCAGATCAGCAACACGTCGGTGCTGAACGAGCCGTCGTCGGCAATTTCGAAATAGTCGCGGACCTCTTGGCTGGCCCCGGTCTGCAACTGGCGAATGGCGGCGCGAAACACCTCGGGCGTACGCATCCTTTCGACCCAGGAGTGGTACTCGAGACGCAGGCGCTG
This DNA window, taken from Stutzerimonas stutzeri, encodes the following:
- the asd gene encoding aspartate-semialdehyde dehydrogenase; this encodes MKRVGLIGWRGMVGSVLMQRMLEERDFDLIEPVFFTTSNVGGQGPSIGKDIAPLKDAYSLDELKTLDVILTCQGGDYTSEVFPKLREAGWKGYWIDAASTLRMQDDAVIVLDPVNRKVIDHQLDAGTLNYIGGNCTVSLMLMGLGGLFEHGLVDWMSAMTYQAASGAGAQNMRELIKQMGSINASVADELADPASAILEIDRKVAECQRSESFPVDNFGVPLAGSLIPYIDKELPNGQSREEWKAQAETNKILGRFKSPIPVDGICVRVGAMRCHSQALTIKLNKDVPISDIEGMISQHNPWVKLVPNHRDASMQELSPTSVTGTLSVPVGRLRKLNMGSHYLGAFTVGDQLLWGAAEPLRRMLRILLER
- the leuB gene encoding 3-isopropylmalate dehydrogenase, giving the protein MSKQILILPGDGIGPEIMAEAVKVLQLANDKFQLDLQLSYDELGGAAIDKYGVPLADETLERARAADAILLGAVGGPKWDTIDPAIRPERGLLKIRSQLGLFGNLRPALLYPQLAEASSLKPEIVAGLDILIVRELTGGIYFGQPRESTVLENGERMAFDTLPYSESEIRRIAKVGFDMARVRGKKLCSVDKANVLASSQLWRAVVEEVAKDYPDVELSHMYVDNAAMQLVRAPKQFDVIVTDNMFGDILSDEASMLTGSIGMLPSASLDSNNKGMYEPCHGSAPDIAGQGIANPLATILSVSMMLRYSFNQVVAADAIEQAVSNVLDEGLRTGDIWSDGCQKADTQAMGDAVVAALAKL